In the genome of Falsibacillus albus, one region contains:
- a CDS encoding MMPL family transporter — protein MKTTWFSKYGKWISSTKGKWITLAAWLIILAVVNVTLPQAQSQKDDLAANLSDSKPSVQAQKLAEKEFPSGDGKPALLTWYRSTGLTDDDLANIQKLSKEISDDPLPKQLNAAPFHKLPLPVLKKQVSEDGTTLVYPVLFEKKASTEDVKESLKKLKDRVGDVFGDNPFDTKIDTKDSLLVRATGPAGIEVDAVDLFSQGDLSLLLATVTLVLVFLLVIYRSPILAFVPLIAVGAAYGVISPVLGALAKAGFTTFDSQGISIMTVLLFGAGTDYCLFLIARFRTHLKEEQDKKHALKRALSGSSGAIAMSGLTVVFSLLALLLAQYGSIQRFAVPFSLSILIMMVASLSLVPALLSMLGRASFWPFVPRTRDMEEERARKKGKTPPAPKTKASFGERLGGGIVRRPWMIIMATVVILGGFAFFSTKIQYTYDTLSSFPKDMPSREGFDLISKHFNSGELAPAQVIVDSEEKSIDLKSKLEALPFVAKVSDEKKGKSDENLLAYDVEFSMNPYSNEAMDHIPDLRKTAEKALNESGISNEADHVWIGGQTAEQYDTSQTTDRDANVIIPVIIAMIALLLLAYLRSVVAMLYLMATVLLSYFSALGLGWIVLHYGFDVSAIQGLIPLYSFVFIVALGEDYNIFMISSIWKKSKRMPLAQAVTEGVSQSGAVITSAGLILAGTFAVLATLPIQVLVQFGTVTAIGVLLDTFVVRPFLVPALTVVFGKWAFWPSKRGMQAVKEQNHPSKNNAV, from the coding sequence ATGAAAACGACCTGGTTTAGTAAATATGGCAAATGGATCAGCAGTACAAAAGGGAAATGGATCACTTTAGCCGCTTGGCTCATTATCCTTGCCGTTGTCAATGTCACATTGCCACAGGCTCAATCTCAGAAGGACGATCTTGCAGCGAACCTTTCTGACAGCAAACCATCCGTTCAGGCACAAAAGCTCGCCGAAAAGGAATTCCCATCTGGCGACGGCAAACCCGCCCTGTTGACCTGGTACCGATCTACTGGACTGACGGATGATGATTTAGCTAATATCCAAAAGCTTTCAAAGGAAATTTCCGATGATCCGCTGCCGAAACAGCTCAATGCAGCCCCTTTCCATAAGCTTCCACTTCCTGTGCTGAAAAAACAGGTTTCAGAAGATGGCACGACCCTTGTCTATCCGGTCCTGTTTGAGAAAAAAGCAAGTACAGAAGATGTGAAGGAAAGCCTGAAGAAACTAAAAGATAGAGTGGGGGATGTGTTTGGCGACAATCCTTTTGATACAAAGATCGACACAAAGGATTCTCTTCTGGTCCGTGCGACAGGCCCGGCAGGAATCGAAGTCGATGCGGTCGATTTATTCAGCCAAGGGGATTTGTCCCTGCTGTTGGCGACAGTGACGCTCGTTCTCGTATTCTTGCTCGTCATCTACCGATCCCCGATTCTGGCATTCGTCCCGCTTATTGCAGTCGGTGCCGCATATGGAGTGATCAGTCCGGTGCTTGGAGCGTTGGCGAAGGCCGGATTCACTACCTTTGATTCACAGGGTATATCCATCATGACCGTCCTTTTATTCGGAGCCGGAACCGATTACTGTCTATTCTTGATTGCACGTTTTCGGACGCATCTAAAAGAAGAACAAGATAAAAAACACGCATTGAAAAGGGCCTTGAGCGGATCTTCCGGCGCCATCGCGATGAGCGGATTGACCGTCGTATTTTCACTGCTGGCCCTTCTCTTGGCCCAATATGGTTCGATTCAGCGCTTTGCCGTACCATTCAGCTTGTCGATCCTGATTATGATGGTCGCAAGTTTGTCGCTTGTTCCTGCATTATTATCCATGTTAGGAAGAGCTTCGTTCTGGCCATTTGTACCGCGCACAAGGGACATGGAAGAGGAACGTGCAAGAAAGAAAGGGAAGACCCCGCCTGCTCCAAAGACAAAAGCAAGTTTCGGAGAACGCCTTGGTGGGGGGATTGTACGGAGACCATGGATGATCATTATGGCCACAGTTGTCATTTTGGGCGGATTCGCCTTTTTCTCAACTAAAATTCAATACACATACGATACCCTTTCTTCCTTTCCGAAGGATATGCCTTCCCGCGAAGGATTTGATTTAATTTCTAAGCATTTCAACTCAGGAGAGCTTGCTCCTGCGCAAGTAATCGTCGACTCGGAAGAAAAGAGCATCGATTTGAAGTCAAAGCTCGAAGCATTGCCATTTGTGGCCAAAGTATCCGATGAGAAAAAAGGAAAAAGCGATGAAAACCTGCTTGCCTATGACGTTGAATTCAGCATGAATCCTTATTCAAACGAAGCAATGGATCATATTCCCGACTTAAGGAAAACAGCTGAAAAAGCATTGAATGAATCCGGCATCAGCAATGAAGCAGATCACGTGTGGATCGGCGGGCAAACTGCCGAACAATATGACACAAGCCAAACGACGGATCGCGATGCCAATGTCATCATCCCGGTCATCATTGCCATGATCGCACTTCTGCTGCTCGCCTATTTGCGTTCGGTTGTTGCCATGCTTTATTTAATGGCAACTGTACTGCTCTCATACTTCAGTGCTCTTGGACTCGGCTGGATCGTCCTTCACTACGGTTTCGATGTATCGGCCATCCAGGGGTTGATTCCGTTGTACTCCTTTGTTTTCATTGTCGCCCTTGGAGAGGACTACAATATCTTCATGATTTCGTCCATCTGGAAAAAGAGCAAACGGATGCCGCTTGCTCAGGCAGTGACAGAGGGAGTTTCACAGTCTGGTGCAGTCATTACTTCCGCCGGCCTTATCCTGGCAGGGACATTTGCCGTATTGGCAACCTTGCCCATCCAAGTGCTCGTCCAGTTCGGAACTGTCACAGCCATCGGGGTATTACTGGACACATTTGTCGTTCGTCCATTCCTAGTCCCTGCCCTGACCGTCGTCTTTGGAAAATGGGCATTCTGGCCATCCAAACGCGGCATGCAAGCAGTGAAAGAGCAAAACCACCCCTCCAAAAACAACGCAGTCTAA
- a CDS encoding TetR/AcrR family transcriptional regulator produces MTSTSSNKPEKGDLGETRRSIIRTAHDLFMELGYRAVSTRKIADSCGLTQPALYHHFSNKKELYVEVIKTTIEKTQVAIERILKQYDNMRDQLLQFSTYMMMNHHEDLNQMFHDIEHELDQETQDQIYQWWMKGYLLPVVAIFEKGQQDGQLKNQEAFGVTPMHAAHYLLSLIKSSMEPAKFVPRKPNDRKKDAEKKSEMIVDVLLFGLTSDSFRKDT; encoded by the coding sequence ATGACATCAACTTCTTCCAATAAACCTGAGAAAGGAGATCTTGGGGAAACGAGGAGGTCGATCATTCGGACGGCGCATGACTTGTTCATGGAATTGGGCTATCGGGCTGTATCCACCCGAAAGATCGCGGATTCCTGCGGTTTGACGCAGCCGGCTTTGTACCACCATTTTTCCAATAAAAAAGAACTGTATGTGGAAGTCATCAAAACGACCATAGAAAAGACACAAGTCGCCATCGAACGCATCTTGAAACAATATGACAACATGAGGGACCAGCTTCTGCAGTTTTCAACCTACATGATGATGAATCATCATGAGGACCTCAATCAGATGTTTCATGACATTGAACATGAGCTTGACCAGGAAACACAAGATCAAATTTATCAATGGTGGATGAAAGGATATTTATTGCCTGTAGTCGCCATCTTTGAAAAAGGCCAACAAGACGGGCAGTTGAAAAATCAAGAGGCATTCGGGGTCACCCCCATGCATGCCGCTCATTACTTGCTCAGCTTGATCAAGTCTTCCATGGAGCCCGCCAAATTCGTTCCAAGAAAGCCAAATGACCGAAAAAAAGATGCAGAAAAGAAGTCTGAAATGATTGTCGACGTCCTATTGTTCGGTTTGACATCGGATTCTTTCCGGAAAGACACTTGA
- a CDS encoding ATP-dependent DNA helicase has protein sequence MMEAIRISVRTLVEYVFKRGSIDQRFKAPSSLLEGTKAHQKIQKDYVEGDESEVFLQMVLPMGHLHFHIEGRCDGLLHSEKIVTIDEIKSTSLDLDEISEETFPVHWAQAKCYAYMYASQNNLEEIQVQLTYYQIHTGDRKNFRRVYQLDELEVFIHEVAKEYMPFAALQSDHEKKKQESFQMLEFPYSSYRKGQRKFAGAVYKTILDEKNLLANAPTGIGKTMSTIFPAVKAMGEGVLSRIFYLTAKTITRTVAEQAFHDLGKSGLHLKSITLTAKDKVCFKEETICQKDYCEFADGYYDRINGAMLDILANETQMTRSVIEAYARKHRVCPFEFSIDLAYTVDAVIGDYNYVFDPRVSLKRYLEEQKSKTVLLIDEAHNLVDRARDMFSAELTKSAFLTLKREYKGIHHGIFQAAKEINQYFIDLKKKCSVQHGIIKLELPEDFLPLVETFIEEAEKELPHRQNEVLLDAYFSALSFQRISKLYDGQYMTYAEASRNDVTLKLFCLDPSSNLQKMAKGFRSKIFFSATLSPTRYFQDLLGLTNEDYMIKVPSPFDEEQLELFIQPLSTRYHDREASVLPIIHTIQSLLESKKGNYLVFFPSYRYMEVVHEAYCELHPTTQVIKQEAGMPESVREEFLLRFSDENKETLLGFTVLGGIFSEGIDLKGDRLNGVVIVGVGLPQLSAEREMIKDHFEAGDKPGYDYSYVFPGMNKVLQAGGRLIRSESDRGTIILIDDRFLQRKYQSLLPDHWRHYRKYPNE, from the coding sequence GTGATGGAGGCCATCAGGATTTCCGTTCGTACACTCGTGGAATACGTGTTTAAAAGAGGAAGCATCGATCAACGCTTCAAAGCGCCATCTTCGCTTCTGGAGGGCACAAAAGCTCATCAAAAAATCCAAAAAGATTATGTAGAAGGGGACGAAAGCGAAGTCTTTTTGCAAATGGTTCTCCCAATGGGACACCTTCATTTTCATATAGAGGGACGATGTGACGGCCTGCTTCATTCTGAAAAAATCGTGACCATTGATGAGATCAAGTCAACCTCTTTGGATCTGGACGAAATCAGCGAAGAAACGTTCCCTGTCCATTGGGCACAGGCAAAATGCTACGCATATATGTATGCATCGCAAAATAATCTTGAAGAGATCCAGGTGCAGCTAACCTATTACCAAATACATACAGGCGATCGGAAGAATTTCCGCCGCGTTTATCAGCTTGATGAATTAGAAGTGTTCATCCATGAAGTTGCCAAAGAATATATGCCTTTTGCTGCGCTTCAGTCCGACCATGAGAAAAAGAAGCAGGAAAGCTTTCAAATGCTGGAGTTTCCATATTCCTCATATCGCAAAGGGCAGAGAAAATTTGCCGGTGCAGTCTATAAGACAATCCTGGATGAAAAAAATCTCCTTGCGAATGCACCCACAGGCATCGGGAAAACGATGTCCACGATTTTTCCAGCTGTTAAGGCAATGGGGGAAGGCGTCCTGAGCCGAATATTTTATTTAACAGCCAAAACGATCACCAGGACCGTTGCAGAGCAGGCTTTTCATGACCTCGGGAAATCTGGCCTCCATTTAAAGTCCATCACTTTGACGGCGAAGGACAAGGTTTGTTTTAAAGAGGAAACGATTTGTCAAAAGGACTATTGTGAATTCGCTGACGGCTATTATGATCGAATCAATGGGGCTATGCTTGATATTCTTGCAAACGAAACACAAATGACAAGGTCGGTGATTGAAGCTTATGCAAGAAAGCATCGGGTTTGCCCATTTGAATTTTCCATCGACCTTGCGTATACGGTAGATGCGGTCATCGGGGATTACAACTATGTTTTTGATCCGCGTGTCTCATTGAAACGCTATTTAGAGGAGCAAAAATCGAAAACGGTGCTATTGATCGATGAAGCACATAATCTTGTGGATCGTGCGAGGGACATGTTTTCAGCCGAACTCACTAAATCCGCTTTTTTGACATTAAAACGTGAATACAAGGGGATCCATCATGGGATATTCCAAGCAGCAAAAGAGATCAATCAATATTTCATCGACCTGAAGAAAAAGTGCAGCGTTCAGCATGGCATCATCAAACTAGAACTTCCCGAAGATTTCCTTCCACTGGTTGAAACATTCATAGAAGAAGCAGAAAAGGAATTGCCGCATAGACAGAATGAAGTGCTGCTGGATGCTTATTTCTCCGCATTGAGTTTCCAGCGGATTTCAAAGCTGTATGACGGACAATACATGACCTATGCGGAGGCGAGCCGGAATGACGTCACACTGAAGCTGTTCTGTCTGGATCCATCAAGCAATTTACAGAAGATGGCGAAAGGATTTCGATCAAAAATCTTCTTTTCGGCCACACTATCTCCGACTCGATATTTTCAGGATCTGCTCGGTTTGACGAATGAGGATTATATGATAAAGGTTCCTTCCCCATTCGATGAGGAGCAGCTCGAACTTTTCATCCAGCCGCTTTCGACCAGGTACCATGACAGAGAAGCGTCAGTCCTTCCGATCATCCATACCATTCAAAGTCTATTGGAAAGTAAGAAGGGGAATTACCTCGTGTTTTTTCCATCCTATCGCTATATGGAAGTTGTTCATGAGGCTTATTGCGAGCTCCACCCGACAACGCAAGTGATCAAGCAGGAGGCAGGGATGCCGGAGTCGGTCCGTGAAGAATTTCTCCTTCGATTCAGTGATGAAAATAAGGAGACGCTGCTCGGATTTACTGTGCTGGGAGGAATTTTTTCGGAAGGAATCGATTTAAAGGGCGACAGGTTGAACGGGGTTGTCATCGTCGGTGTCGGATTGCCGCAGCTGAGTGCAGAAAGGGAAATGATCAAGGATCACTTTGAGGCAGGCGATAAGCCCGGCTACGATTATTCCTATGTCTTTCCGGGGATGAATAAAGTATTGCAGGCGGGTGGCAGGCTGATTCGATCGGAAAGTGACCGCGGCACCATCATTTTAATCGATGACCGCTTTTTGCAGCGGAAATATCAGTCGCTTTTACCCGATCACTGGCGGCACTACAGGAAATATCCGAATGAATGA
- a CDS encoding iron-containing alcohol dehydrogenase — METFLQHNPTRLFFGKGQAEQIPAELGEKGLNVLVIYGGGSIKRNGVYDSVMNQLEKAEANVFELAGVEPNPRLTTVRKGVEICKNEGIDFLLAIGGGSVIDCTKGIAAGAKYDGDPWDLFTAKHPVESALPFGTVLTLAATGSEMNSISVISNWETKEKIGWGSPHVFPTFSILDPANTFTVPENQTVYGIVDSMSHALEHYFHRTPNTPMIDGFIESLLRTAIATGPKLLENLESFEHRETMMYLSTTAFNGTLSNGTDGGDWASHRIEHALSAVYDIPHGGGLAIVFPNWLEHVLLDDPSRVKQLAVNVFGISPDGKTDIETAKEGAKALREFWSSLGAPSTLRNYDIDDSQFDDIVKKTFIKPGVGTYKKLDEKSVMDILNRSL, encoded by the coding sequence ATGGAAACATTTTTACAGCATAATCCAACCCGCTTGTTTTTTGGCAAAGGACAAGCCGAACAAATCCCTGCTGAATTAGGTGAAAAAGGGCTGAATGTCCTTGTCATTTATGGTGGGGGGAGCATCAAACGCAACGGTGTCTACGACTCCGTGATGAATCAGCTTGAAAAAGCGGAAGCAAACGTGTTTGAATTAGCCGGAGTGGAACCGAATCCACGCCTGACCACGGTTCGTAAAGGGGTAGAAATATGCAAAAATGAAGGAATCGACTTTTTGCTTGCGATTGGAGGGGGCAGTGTCATCGACTGCACGAAAGGCATTGCAGCAGGAGCGAAGTATGACGGTGATCCTTGGGACTTGTTTACGGCCAAGCACCCTGTTGAGTCCGCATTGCCGTTCGGTACGGTCCTTACTTTGGCAGCCACGGGCTCTGAGATGAATTCCATTTCCGTCATCTCCAACTGGGAGACAAAAGAAAAAATCGGATGGGGCTCTCCTCACGTGTTCCCTACATTTTCAATCCTTGACCCGGCCAATACATTTACCGTGCCGGAAAATCAAACGGTCTATGGAATCGTCGACAGTATGTCCCATGCGTTGGAACACTATTTCCACCGCACACCGAACACGCCAATGATTGATGGCTTTATCGAATCATTATTAAGGACAGCCATTGCCACTGGACCGAAGCTGTTGGAAAATCTGGAAAGCTTTGAGCACCGGGAAACGATGATGTATTTGAGCACGACGGCATTCAATGGCACATTGTCAAACGGGACGGACGGAGGGGATTGGGCGTCCCACCGCATCGAGCATGCGCTGTCTGCTGTATATGACATCCCGCATGGGGGCGGCCTCGCGATCGTATTTCCTAATTGGCTTGAACATGTTCTGCTAGATGATCCAAGCAGAGTCAAACAATTGGCGGTCAATGTATTCGGCATTTCTCCTGATGGAAAGACGGATATTGAAACAGCCAAAGAAGGGGCAAAGGCGCTTCGAGAATTTTGGTCCTCACTTGGCGCCCCATCTACGCTCCGTAACTACGATATCGACGACTCCCAATTCGATGACATCGTTAAAAAAACATTCATCAAACCTGGAGTCGGTACGTATAAGAAGCTTGATGAAAAAAGCGTCATGGATATATTGAATAGATCGTTATAG
- a CDS encoding LysR family transcriptional regulator, whose product MDGLDLTYFYTFKEVAKSGSYTKTGEELGYAQSSVTTQIKKLEEHYHTVLFERVGRRMCLTQSGEQLLHYVNQIVSLVEEAEIQLTKGTNLRGTLKVGTVESLAAYFLTPYIKSLKEPNPDMKILLESGLCQHLRDGVIEGKFDAALLLDQLQESPELMTIPIREEELVMVSSPNHPLRNRTEVMLKDLSEETIIFTEEGCSYRIMFENALRTEGVQTKSKISFSSLEAIKQCVADDLGIAILPKIAVQRELKANVIRQLPFQHESIKVFTQLVYHKKKWISPIMAQLIELLNTNGTSEQKVVTK is encoded by the coding sequence GTGGACGGATTGGACTTAACTTACTTTTATACATTCAAAGAAGTGGCCAAGTCGGGGAGTTATACGAAAACGGGTGAGGAATTAGGCTATGCACAATCCAGTGTCACGACCCAAATTAAAAAGCTGGAAGAACACTATCATACAGTTTTATTTGAACGGGTTGGACGAAGGATGTGTCTGACACAATCCGGTGAGCAGCTTCTTCACTATGTGAATCAAATCGTCAGCCTTGTCGAAGAAGCGGAGATCCAATTGACGAAAGGCACTAACCTAAGGGGAACACTGAAGGTAGGAACCGTCGAATCATTGGCTGCTTACTTTTTAACGCCATACATCAAAAGCTTGAAGGAACCGAATCCCGATATGAAAATCCTTTTGGAATCGGGTTTATGCCAGCATTTGAGGGATGGGGTGATCGAAGGGAAATTCGATGCAGCCCTGCTGTTGGATCAGCTGCAGGAGTCTCCGGAATTAATGACCATCCCCATTCGCGAGGAAGAGCTGGTCATGGTCTCTTCTCCGAATCATCCGCTCAGAAACAGAACGGAAGTCATGTTAAAGGATTTGTCGGAAGAAACCATCATTTTTACGGAGGAAGGCTGCTCCTATCGCATCATGTTTGAAAATGCTTTAAGGACAGAAGGCGTCCAGACGAAGTCGAAGATTTCCTTCAGCAGCCTGGAGGCAATCAAGCAATGTGTGGCGGATGACTTGGGCATAGCGATTTTGCCGAAGATCGCCGTGCAGAGAGAGCTGAAGGCAAATGTGATCCGCCAGCTTCCATTTCAGCACGAATCCATAAAAGTCTTTACACAGCTTGTCTACCATAAAAAGAAATGGATTTCCCCGATCATGGCACAGCTGATAGAATTATTGAATACAAACGGGACATCAGAACAGAAAGTAGTGACGAAATGA
- a CDS encoding DEAD/DEAH box helicase, with the protein MTTFKELGMRTALATRLEQLGIEEATAVQEQSIPHVLEGKDVIAQAQTGTGKTLAFILPMLEKINHNEPSIQGLILTPTRELALQITGELSKLSQAVPDIQVLAVYGGQDVEAQLKKLKRSIHIVVATPGRLLDHLRRGTIDLTGISTLVLDEADQMLHMGFLPEVEDILNQTNPHRQTLLFSATMNSDVRSLAKKYTKKPENIQIKAKNITVEKINQLVVETTDRRKQAALRALLKEYQPFLAIIFCRTKRRANTLNEALQSYGFLSEELHGDLSQAKRERVMKNFREAKLQYLVATDVAARGLDVEGVTHVFNYDIPHDVESYIHRIGRTGRAGEDGLAVTLVAPKDQDHLTMIEKGIHMTIRKEQSDAVADDPKPAERKKKAQKPENGSQRRHSRGKGTDNQNRMQAGKPAKKRTRRREK; encoded by the coding sequence ATGACAACTTTTAAAGAACTAGGGATGCGCACAGCGCTTGCCACCCGATTGGAACAATTAGGAATAGAGGAAGCGACGGCAGTACAGGAGCAGTCGATACCGCATGTTTTGGAAGGCAAGGATGTCATAGCCCAAGCACAGACTGGGACAGGCAAAACACTGGCATTCATTTTGCCGATGCTTGAGAAGATCAACCATAATGAACCGTCCATTCAAGGATTGATATTGACGCCGACACGGGAGCTTGCCCTTCAGATTACGGGAGAGCTATCAAAGCTGTCCCAAGCGGTTCCTGATATCCAGGTACTGGCGGTTTATGGAGGACAGGATGTCGAAGCGCAGCTTAAAAAGCTGAAGCGCAGCATTCATATCGTCGTTGCCACACCAGGAAGGCTATTGGATCACCTTCGCCGGGGAACCATCGATCTAACGGGTATTTCTACCCTTGTTCTGGATGAAGCCGACCAAATGCTGCATATGGGATTTTTGCCTGAAGTGGAGGACATCCTGAATCAAACGAATCCGCATCGACAAACCCTATTATTCTCTGCGACGATGAATAGCGACGTCCGTTCACTGGCAAAGAAATATACAAAGAAACCGGAAAACATTCAAATTAAGGCTAAAAACATCACAGTTGAAAAAATCAACCAGCTTGTCGTCGAAACGACAGACCGAAGGAAGCAGGCCGCACTGCGAGCCTTATTGAAGGAATACCAGCCTTTTCTGGCCATCATCTTCTGTCGGACGAAGCGGCGGGCCAATACGCTGAATGAAGCCCTGCAATCGTATGGCTTCCTCTCTGAAGAACTTCACGGTGATTTATCCCAGGCCAAACGGGAAAGGGTCATGAAAAATTTCAGGGAGGCGAAGCTTCAATATTTAGTCGCAACAGACGTGGCCGCAAGGGGATTGGATGTCGAGGGTGTCACCCATGTATTCAATTATGATATCCCCCATGATGTTGAAAGCTATATCCACCGGATCGGGAGGACGGGCAGGGCCGGTGAAGATGGCCTTGCGGTGACCCTCGTCGCTCCAAAGGATCAGGATCATCTGACCATGATTGAAAAAGGAATCCATATGACAATCCGGAAGGAACAATCGGATGCCGTTGCGGATGATCCCAAACCGGCTGAAAGAAAAAAGAAGGCTCAAAAACCTGAAAACGGCTCACAGCGCAGACACAGCAGAGGAAAAGGAACGGATAACCAGAACAGAATGCAAGCAGGGAAACCAGCGAAGAAAAGAACACGGAGAAGGGAGAAATAG